A single genomic interval of Adhaeribacter pallidiroseus harbors:
- a CDS encoding OmpP1/FadL family transporter: MNQYKFLIAGLVFLSWTGEVSAQTEVDALRYSRTDFGGSARIQGMAGAQTALGADISTLSGNPAGLGLYRRSEISFSPGISLSGTESKLNNNSSATDQRNIINIPSLGIVFTKRKADTDESDWRSGAFGIGLTRLNNFQNRFRYGGSVNQTESLVQSLGETAIANQRTEADLDAEYDNGIETLEGLAYSTYLIGVNKIPTEPNNPNSPIREEIYVESQGNLTQNETVTSKGAQNQWDFSYGASYRDKLYLGASVGLTTVRYNQARVYQEVDADPTTDFQNLTLSDEFTTTGSGVNLKVGVIVRPVDAVRIGVSVQTPTFYTLRDQYTTSMATTFGGSAPGNYDKSLTPGDFEYTLTTPLRANGGVAFFAGKNGFISADVEYVNYGGARLGNNDGADTFSGTNDIIKDTYQSALNFRVGGEYRYNIFRLRAGYALYGDPYKSSAYDRDKRYLTAGVGIKQENTFFDIAVVNFRYNSVYAPYSLLDNLQPVVSTKNTTNSVLFTVGFNF, encoded by the coding sequence ATGAATCAATATAAATTTTTAATAGCCGGCTTAGTCTTTTTAAGCTGGACAGGAGAGGTATCGGCCCAAACTGAGGTCGATGCCCTCCGATACTCCCGCACCGATTTTGGTGGCTCCGCCCGCATACAGGGTATGGCTGGCGCGCAAACCGCGCTGGGAGCCGATATTTCCACTTTGTCGGGCAACCCGGCTGGTTTGGGGTTATATCGCCGATCCGAGATTTCTTTTTCGCCGGGTATTAGCTTATCTGGTACCGAAAGCAAGTTAAATAACAATAGCAGTGCTACGGATCAACGAAATATTATTAATATACCCAGTTTAGGTATTGTTTTTACGAAACGTAAAGCAGATACCGATGAGAGTGATTGGCGCTCGGGTGCATTCGGCATTGGCTTAACTCGTTTAAATAATTTTCAAAATCGTTTCAGGTACGGTGGTTCAGTAAATCAAACGGAATCTTTGGTGCAATCTTTAGGCGAAACGGCTATTGCTAACCAGCGCACCGAAGCGGACTTAGATGCAGAATACGATAATGGGATTGAGACTCTGGAAGGGCTAGCTTATTCTACTTATTTAATTGGCGTAAATAAAATCCCGACGGAACCTAATAATCCGAACTCCCCGATCCGGGAGGAAATTTATGTAGAATCCCAGGGTAATTTAACCCAAAATGAAACTGTTACCAGCAAAGGCGCTCAGAACCAGTGGGATTTTTCGTATGGCGCCAGTTACCGCGATAAGTTGTATTTGGGAGCTTCGGTTGGCCTGACTACTGTTCGCTACAATCAAGCTCGGGTTTACCAGGAAGTAGATGCTGATCCTACTACTGATTTCCAGAATTTAACTTTAAGTGATGAGTTTACCACTACTGGTTCCGGAGTTAACTTAAAAGTAGGGGTAATTGTGCGGCCGGTTGATGCGGTACGCATTGGAGTGTCGGTACAAACGCCAACGTTCTATACCTTACGCGACCAGTATACTACTTCTATGGCAACTACCTTTGGGGGTTCTGCTCCAGGTAATTATGATAAAAGCTTAACTCCTGGCGATTTTGAATATACTTTAACTACGCCGCTGCGTGCCAATGGGGGAGTCGCTTTTTTTGCCGGGAAGAATGGTTTTATATCGGCGGATGTAGAATACGTAAATTACGGTGGTGCTCGTTTAGGCAACAACGACGGGGCAGATACTTTCTCTGGTACTAACGATATTATTAAAGATACGTACCAATCTGCTTTAAATTTCCGGGTAGGCGGCGAGTACCGGTATAACATTTTTCGGTTACGCGCTGGTTATGCCTTGTACGGCGATCCGTATAAAAGCAGTGCTTACGATCGGGATAAAAGATACCTGACCGCCGGAGTTGGCATTAAACAAGAAAATACCTTTTTTGATATAGCCGTGGTAAACTTCCGTTATAACAGTGTGTATGCTCCTTATTCACTGCTCGATAATCTGCAACCGGTAGTTTCTACTAAAAACACGACGAACAGCGTGCTGTTTACGGTTGGGTTTAATTTTTAG